The following are encoded together in the Actinoplanes sp. N902-109 genome:
- a CDS encoding LysR family transcriptional regulator yields the protein MPLPPWINDLPALDLLLSVAETGSVGRAAQVHGITQPSASARLAKLERRLGVPLLVRSRRGSLLTPAGEAVVAWSHGVIDAAHTLADGVLTLRADRQARLRISASLTVAEYLLPAWLLRLRRSHPDVDISAAVANSHDVVEAVRSGAADLGFVESPDIPGELSSRVVGEDRLALVAAATYPPAAQSWRVLRPSDLGDQSLLLREPGSGTRDTFLQALEHALGFAPALPYAISLGSTATILATVRAGGGIGVISARAAATAIAAGELAELHVEGLPLTRPLQAVWLAPAPTALAAELIGIAAAS from the coding sequence ATGCCGCTGCCGCCCTGGATCAACGACCTGCCCGCGCTCGACCTGCTGCTGTCGGTGGCCGAGACCGGCAGCGTCGGACGTGCCGCCCAGGTGCATGGGATCACGCAGCCCAGCGCCAGCGCCCGGCTCGCCAAGCTGGAACGCCGGCTGGGGGTGCCGTTGCTGGTGCGGTCGCGGCGTGGCAGCCTGCTGACGCCCGCCGGTGAGGCCGTCGTCGCCTGGTCGCACGGTGTCATCGACGCCGCGCACACCCTGGCCGACGGGGTGCTCACGCTGCGCGCGGACCGGCAGGCGCGGCTGCGCATCTCGGCCAGCCTCACCGTGGCGGAGTACCTGTTGCCGGCCTGGTTGTTGCGGCTGCGCCGCAGCCATCCCGACGTGGACATCTCGGCCGCCGTGGCCAACAGCCACGACGTCGTCGAAGCCGTCCGGTCGGGGGCCGCCGACCTGGGCTTCGTCGAGTCACCGGACATCCCCGGCGAGCTGAGCTCACGGGTGGTCGGCGAGGACCGGCTGGCCCTGGTCGCCGCCGCCACCTATCCGCCGGCCGCTCAGTCGTGGCGGGTGTTGCGGCCCAGCGACCTGGGCGACCAGTCGCTGCTGCTGCGCGAGCCGGGCTCCGGCACCCGGGACACGTTCCTGCAGGCCTTGGAGCATGCGCTCGGCTTCGCGCCGGCGCTGCCGTATGCCATCAGCCTCGGCTCGACCGCGACGATCCTGGCCACCGTGCGCGCCGGCGGTGGCATCGGCGTGATCAGTGCCCGCGCGGCCGCCACGGCCATCGCCGCGGGGGAGTTGGCCGAGCTTCACGTCGAGGGTCTTCCGCTGACCCGCCCGCTGCAAGCCGTCTGGCTGGCGCCTGCCCCGACCGCCCTCGCCGCTGAGCTGATCGGCATTGCCGCCGCTTCCTGA
- a CDS encoding SPW repeat protein — MAQPVRRRSSEATLQVPPPGVLVALTGAWLLVAPFALRYAGSGVPPAATVNDLCTGAVVVAAGLVCTFAPGRSRALSTVPLGLAAWLIAAPFVLRFGEDATRAVLSDLLTGMLLLVFATVNRLMTGPARR, encoded by the coding sequence ATGGCACAGCCCGTGCGCCGCCGATCCAGCGAAGCGACCCTGCAGGTGCCGCCACCGGGCGTCCTGGTCGCCCTGACCGGTGCGTGGCTGCTCGTCGCGCCCTTTGCCCTCCGGTACGCCGGCAGCGGTGTCCCACCCGCGGCGACGGTCAACGACCTGTGCACGGGTGCGGTCGTCGTCGCCGCCGGACTGGTGTGCACCTTCGCGCCGGGCCGCAGCCGAGCGCTCAGCACGGTCCCCCTCGGGCTGGCGGCATGGCTGATCGCGGCACCCTTCGTGCTGCGCTTCGGCGAGGACGCGACCCGGGCGGTGCTCAGCGATCTGCTGACCGGCATGCTGCTGCTGGTCTTCGCCACGGTGAACCGGCTCATGACCGGCCCGGCACGACGCTGA
- a CDS encoding quinone oxidoreductase, with protein MKAIVIDKPGGPEVLQLRERPARHPGPGEILVDIRVAGVNFFDTAVRKNALVEVPGFEGVGVVSDIGAGVVTPTPGERVAWLYLPTHGSYAEQIVLPADQAVRVPDSIDDETAAAVYVQGLTAHHFTTVSHPVRPGDIAVVHAAAGGVGLMLTQMIKARGGTVIGLVSRPEKAALATEAGADHVLISTAGAFADPVREITGGKGVHVVYDGAGATTFDASMSVLRTHGTMVYYGPLIGEPPNLRLDEIPRSISITYPATDHHIETPETLAAHTSELFGLVERGDLTVRIGARYRLADAAQAHAAIESRATTGKLLLVP; from the coding sequence ATGAAGGCAATCGTGATCGACAAGCCCGGTGGTCCTGAGGTGCTGCAGCTGCGCGAGCGACCCGCCCGCCACCCCGGCCCGGGTGAGATCCTGGTGGACATCCGCGTGGCGGGCGTGAACTTCTTCGACACCGCCGTACGGAAGAACGCCCTGGTCGAGGTGCCTGGCTTCGAGGGCGTCGGCGTGGTGTCGGACATCGGCGCGGGGGTGGTGACCCCGACGCCCGGCGAGCGGGTCGCGTGGCTGTACCTACCGACGCACGGTTCCTACGCCGAGCAGATCGTGCTCCCGGCCGATCAGGCCGTCCGGGTGCCCGACTCCATCGACGACGAGACCGCGGCGGCCGTCTACGTGCAGGGCTTGACCGCCCACCACTTCACTACCGTTTCCCATCCCGTACGCCCGGGCGACATCGCTGTCGTGCACGCCGCGGCCGGTGGCGTCGGCCTGATGCTCACCCAGATGATCAAAGCACGCGGCGGCACCGTGATCGGGCTGGTGTCCCGGCCGGAGAAGGCCGCCCTGGCCACCGAAGCCGGCGCCGATCACGTGCTGATCTCCACCGCGGGCGCGTTCGCCGATCCAGTGCGGGAGATCACCGGCGGCAAGGGCGTGCACGTGGTCTACGACGGCGCGGGCGCCACCACTTTCGACGCCTCCATGTCGGTGCTGCGCACGCACGGCACGATGGTGTACTACGGCCCGCTGATCGGGGAGCCGCCGAACCTCCGGCTCGACGAGATCCCGCGCAGCATCAGCATCACCTACCCGGCGACCGACCACCACATCGAGACCCCGGAGACCCTGGCCGCCCACACCTCCGAGCTGTTCGGACTGGTGGAGAGGGGCGATCTGACCGTACGCATCGGCGCCCGCTATCGCCTTGCCGACGCGGCGCAGGCCCACGCCGCCATCGAATCGCGCGCCACCACCGGCAAGCTGCTGCTTGTTCCCTGA
- a CDS encoding AAA family ATPase — MDVVEQGRDQPNPVATGPSADGSIDNCERTDELVEREKALSVLQQALRRSNGGRARTVLVQGATGTGKSALVWRFLEKAESTGVLAFGVHISPGESSLAPETLRSMFGNPAAPYGFRLLVDSRLAAPGTGTGRPTGAELIGRLRDIAADLVDLAESVPLLLVIDDIHHLDTESLDALLHLLPTASASRILVVLTADEEWHPLRWHMPTGLLMRPNLRRVALNNLSPRGVRQVVAGRLGAAADTLTADLIALSAGNPLVLGHLLRAHETTGDGYPQGYGQALVECLHRCPPETVEVVRAMAVLGDQASPERVAGLAGVAIDGALVGLQSLTTAGLLDLRGFRHPSGIGAILGDMPAEARAVQHRRAALLLHDEGESALDVARHLVQADEQQLPWVNDLLLDAANEALTLNEVQLAVECVRLARRAQSDPAARAAVDVWLSRLEWQLKPLAAGRHMQRQLEDGATGGLSHRDTLDLVWRKAWFGQVDQIEPLLATVGRANDGADLTDLLSWLSFTFPARRFHQRMTVPPEPAPTDEPWLHSAAGLARWLTDGATDHGVTDAELVLQSFALDRDSLWSGETAALALLTLVYADHLDAAIAHADRLLAEARDAGMTAWHALFTAVRAEALFRRGDLPGAFAQALAALGEIPAEGWGAVVGLPLGCAIHAAVRMGDRATAKRLVSRSLPEIALRTRYGLHYLHARGHYRLALGLPQPALADFLACGNLTEGWGAHGVAVVPWRTSAAEAWSAAGSPDQARRMLRDQLAVLPPGSGRARGQALRVLACVSRESRRPQLLTDAVDLLKTCGDKYELARALTDLSVAFRQAGDQRKGRRTARRAVHFAMAAGAEPLASEAAPYEHDTDTIVPPRAETGKLALLTDQELRVTALAVDGDTNHEIAAKLHITPSTVEQHLTRVFRKLSIKSRDELPHQLGIWQPHGAA, encoded by the coding sequence ATGGACGTGGTTGAGCAAGGGCGTGACCAGCCAAATCCGGTTGCGACGGGCCCGTCGGCCGACGGATCCATCGACAATTGCGAGCGCACCGACGAGCTCGTCGAGCGCGAGAAAGCTCTGTCCGTCCTCCAGCAAGCTTTGCGCCGCTCAAATGGCGGCCGGGCGCGGACGGTCCTCGTGCAGGGTGCCACCGGAACGGGCAAGAGCGCGCTGGTCTGGCGTTTCCTGGAGAAGGCGGAGTCAACCGGGGTCCTGGCATTCGGGGTGCACATCTCGCCCGGCGAGAGCTCGCTGGCCCCGGAGACCCTGCGGAGCATGTTCGGCAACCCGGCGGCGCCGTACGGCTTCCGCCTCCTGGTCGACAGTCGGCTCGCCGCGCCGGGCACCGGCACCGGCCGGCCCACCGGCGCGGAGCTCATCGGGCGGCTGCGCGACATCGCAGCCGACCTGGTCGACCTGGCCGAGTCCGTCCCGCTGCTGCTGGTCATCGACGACATCCACCACCTGGACACCGAGTCGCTGGACGCCCTGCTGCACCTGCTGCCCACGGCCAGCGCGAGCCGGATCCTCGTGGTGCTGACCGCCGACGAGGAGTGGCACCCGTTGCGCTGGCACATGCCGACCGGCCTGCTGATGCGGCCCAACCTGCGACGGGTGGCCCTCAACAATCTCAGCCCGAGGGGCGTACGTCAGGTCGTGGCCGGTCGGCTCGGGGCCGCCGCCGACACCCTGACGGCCGACCTCATCGCGCTCAGCGCCGGGAATCCGCTGGTGCTCGGGCATCTGCTGCGCGCACACGAGACCACCGGAGACGGCTATCCGCAGGGCTACGGACAGGCGCTCGTGGAGTGCCTGCACCGCTGTCCACCGGAGACGGTCGAGGTGGTGCGGGCGATGGCCGTGCTGGGCGACCAGGCCAGCCCCGAGCGGGTGGCCGGGCTCGCCGGCGTGGCCATTGACGGCGCCCTGGTGGGTCTGCAGTCGCTCACCACCGCCGGCCTGCTCGACCTGCGCGGGTTCCGGCACCCCTCCGGGATCGGCGCCATCCTCGGCGACATGCCCGCTGAGGCGCGGGCGGTGCAGCACCGGCGGGCGGCGCTGCTGCTGCACGACGAGGGGGAGTCGGCTCTCGACGTTGCCCGGCACCTGGTCCAGGCGGACGAGCAGCAGCTGCCGTGGGTCAACGATCTCCTGCTCGACGCGGCGAACGAGGCCCTGACGCTCAACGAGGTGCAGCTGGCTGTGGAGTGCGTACGCCTGGCCCGCCGCGCCCAGAGCGACCCGGCAGCCCGCGCCGCCGTCGATGTCTGGCTCAGCCGGCTGGAGTGGCAGTTGAAACCGCTGGCTGCCGGGCGGCACATGCAGCGTCAGCTCGAGGACGGTGCGACCGGTGGGCTGAGCCATCGCGACACACTCGACCTGGTGTGGCGCAAGGCCTGGTTCGGGCAGGTCGATCAGATCGAGCCGCTGCTGGCCACGGTCGGCCGGGCAAACGACGGGGCCGACCTCACCGATCTCCTGTCCTGGCTGAGCTTCACCTTCCCGGCCCGCCGGTTCCACCAGCGGATGACGGTGCCGCCGGAGCCGGCTCCCACCGACGAGCCGTGGCTGCACTCCGCCGCCGGCCTGGCGAGGTGGCTGACCGACGGGGCCACCGACCACGGCGTGACGGACGCCGAGCTGGTGCTCCAGTCGTTCGCGCTCGACCGGGACTCGCTGTGGAGCGGGGAGACCGCCGCGCTGGCCCTGCTCACGCTGGTGTACGCCGATCACCTCGACGCCGCCATCGCCCATGCCGACCGGCTGCTGGCCGAGGCACGCGACGCCGGGATGACGGCCTGGCACGCACTGTTCACCGCCGTCCGCGCCGAGGCCCTCTTCCGCCGGGGTGACCTGCCCGGTGCGTTCGCCCAGGCCCTCGCCGCGCTGGGCGAGATCCCGGCGGAGGGCTGGGGGGCTGTGGTCGGGCTGCCGCTGGGCTGCGCGATCCACGCGGCCGTCCGGATGGGCGACCGGGCCACCGCGAAACGACTGGTCAGCCGGAGCCTGCCCGAGATCGCGCTGCGCACCCGCTACGGGTTGCACTACCTGCATGCCCGGGGCCACTACCGGCTGGCCCTCGGGCTGCCGCAGCCCGCCCTGGCCGACTTCCTGGCCTGCGGCAACCTCACCGAGGGCTGGGGTGCCCACGGCGTCGCGGTGGTGCCGTGGCGGACGAGCGCGGCCGAGGCGTGGTCGGCGGCGGGCAGCCCGGACCAGGCCCGGCGGATGCTGCGTGACCAGCTGGCGGTGCTGCCGCCCGGCAGCGGCCGGGCCCGGGGCCAGGCCCTGCGGGTGCTGGCCTGCGTCAGCCGGGAGAGCCGGCGCCCCCAGCTGCTCACCGACGCCGTCGACCTGCTCAAGACGTGCGGCGACAAGTACGAGCTGGCGCGGGCCCTGACCGACCTCAGCGTCGCCTTCCGGCAGGCCGGGGATCAGCGCAAGGGCCGCCGCACCGCCCGCCGCGCCGTCCACTTCGCCATGGCCGCCGGCGCCGAGCCGCTGGCGAGCGAGGCTGCGCCGTACGAGCACGACACCGACACGATCGTGCCGCCCCGCGCCGAGACCGGAAAGCTGGCTCTGCTGACCGATCAGGAGCTCCGGGTGACCGCGCTGGCGGTGGACGGCGACACCAACCATGAGATCGCTGCGAAGCTCCACATAACACCCAGTACTGTCGAACAGCACCTCACCCGGGTCTTCCGGAAGCTCAGCATCAAGAGCCGGGACGAGTTGCCCCATCAGCTCGGCATCTGGCAGCCCCATGGCGCAGCCTGA
- a CDS encoding malonic semialdehyde reductase, which produces MTETVGTPAATAELYDLSAEGRQLLFSEAKTGYSFGPEPVSDERLRAVYELFKWAPTSANINPMRVLYVRTPEARERLLTCVRPPNRAQTATAPVTAVLAWDTQYPEYVPELAPSNPNFRAMLESNDELRTREGIFNANVQAGYFILAVRATGLIAGPMGGFDRDATDKEFFGDGRWRSILLVNIGYPAQDAFRERLPRPAWEQAVHLI; this is translated from the coding sequence GTGACCGAAACCGTCGGGACCCCCGCAGCGACCGCAGAGCTGTACGACCTTTCCGCTGAGGGGCGCCAGCTGCTGTTCAGCGAGGCCAAGACCGGATACAGCTTCGGCCCCGAGCCGGTGTCCGACGAGCGGCTCCGGGCCGTCTACGAGCTGTTCAAGTGGGCGCCCACGTCGGCCAACATCAACCCGATGCGAGTGCTGTACGTCCGCACCCCGGAAGCCCGCGAGCGGCTGCTCACCTGTGTCCGGCCGCCCAACCGGGCGCAGACGGCGACCGCCCCGGTGACCGCCGTGCTCGCCTGGGACACCCAGTACCCGGAGTACGTGCCGGAGCTGGCACCGTCCAACCCGAACTTCCGGGCGATGCTCGAGAGCAACGACGAGCTGCGCACCCGCGAGGGCATCTTCAACGCCAACGTGCAGGCCGGTTACTTCATCCTCGCGGTGCGGGCCACCGGTCTGATCGCCGGTCCGATGGGCGGCTTCGACCGCGACGCCACCGACAAGGAGTTCTTCGGCGACGGCCGGTGGCGCTCGATCCTGCTGGTCAACATCGGCTACCCGGCCCAGGACGCCTTCCGCGAGCGGCTGCCCCGGCCGGCCTGGGAGCAGGCGGTGCACCTGATCTGA
- a CDS encoding response regulator transcription factor encodes MGTVLLIEDDDRIRLSLAMALEDEGYTAHAVATAEEGLAAQRRQPADTVLVDLMLPGMDGFQCIRELRRDDDVPIVVISARDDTHDIVAGLEAGADDYIVKPVAVKELAARLRALRRRSRVEPQISTITFGELDIRPEAGEVLCGGRPVAVTRTEFRLLCELAGHPGQVMSRQQLLQRVWGYEVGDERLVDVHVGRLRQKIEPDSGNPRHLVTVRGLGYKLRR; translated from the coding sequence ATGGGCACCGTCTTGCTGATCGAGGACGACGACCGGATCCGGCTGTCGCTGGCCATGGCGTTGGAGGACGAGGGTTACACAGCGCACGCCGTGGCCACGGCGGAGGAGGGGCTGGCCGCGCAGCGGCGGCAACCCGCCGACACGGTGCTGGTGGACCTCATGCTGCCGGGCATGGACGGTTTTCAGTGCATCCGGGAGCTACGGCGTGACGACGACGTCCCGATCGTGGTCATCAGTGCCCGCGACGACACCCACGACATCGTCGCCGGGCTGGAGGCGGGCGCCGACGACTACATCGTCAAGCCGGTGGCGGTCAAGGAGCTCGCCGCCCGGTTGCGCGCCCTGCGCCGGCGTAGCCGGGTGGAGCCGCAGATCAGCACCATCACGTTCGGCGAGCTCGACATCCGCCCGGAGGCCGGGGAGGTGCTGTGCGGCGGGCGGCCGGTTGCGGTCACCCGTACCGAATTCCGCTTGTTGTGCGAACTTGCCGGCCATCCCGGGCAGGTGATGTCGCGCCAGCAGTTGCTGCAGCGCGTGTGGGGCTACGAGGTCGGTGACGAGCGGCTCGTGGACGTGCACGTCGGCCGGTTGCGGCAGAAGATCGAGCCGGACTCCGGCAACCCGCGGCATCTGGTCACCGTCCGCGGTCTCGGGTACAAGCTGCGCCGATGA
- a CDS encoding STAS domain-containing protein codes for MTVVPGSNGTALLICDCCRCESTADVAVTDAELVWPLIAGSGWTGSPFATGSHRCQECRDHEPRPPAPTPRGARTQGASYTVQVRPDVDAALVTPLTDLDAELSDLLRDDLMSAAARHRHVVADLHAVDVVDSAGLGLLVRARQEARRHAATFDLAGPSRFVRTVLHTMRLDGVFRTFPDTAAALRALTAGNATTAPVIPGRAGSQS; via the coding sequence ATGACCGTCGTCCCCGGCAGCAACGGTACGGCCCTGCTGATCTGTGACTGCTGCCGCTGCGAGAGTACGGCCGACGTGGCGGTCACCGACGCCGAGCTGGTCTGGCCGCTGATCGCCGGGTCGGGCTGGACCGGTTCGCCGTTCGCCACCGGATCACACCGCTGCCAGGAGTGCCGGGACCACGAACCCCGCCCGCCGGCGCCGACGCCCCGGGGCGCGCGGACCCAGGGCGCCTCTTACACCGTCCAGGTCCGGCCGGACGTCGATGCCGCGCTGGTCACGCCGTTGACCGATCTCGACGCCGAGCTCTCCGACCTGCTGCGCGACGATCTGATGAGTGCCGCCGCCAGGCACCGGCACGTGGTGGCCGACCTGCATGCGGTGGATGTCGTCGACTCGGCCGGGTTGGGCCTGCTGGTGCGGGCGCGGCAGGAGGCGCGCCGGCATGCGGCGACCTTCGATCTGGCGGGCCCGTCGCGGTTCGTGCGCACCGTGCTGCACACCATGCGGCTCGACGGGGTGTTCCGCACCTTCCCCGACACGGCGGCAGCCCTGCGGGCGCTCACTGCGGGAAACGCGACGACGGCTCCGGTCATCCCCGGTCGCGCCGGTTCGCAGTCCTGA
- a CDS encoding TetR/AcrR family transcriptional regulator: protein MTTKKGAATRLRIIEAAAEEIRERGANAITLDDVGRRSHTGKSQLFHYFPDGREQLLLAVAELEAANVFDGQQPYLGQLTSRASWEAWRDLVVGQYRDQGRYCPLGVLIADVGRHSPAAQAVTAQLIRRWQECVRAGIVATQAAGEANPALDPDRTAAALIAAIQGGVSVLISTGSADHLEAGLDLCLDHLLS, encoded by the coding sequence GTGACCACGAAGAAGGGCGCTGCCACCCGCCTGCGGATCATCGAAGCCGCCGCGGAGGAGATCCGTGAGCGCGGCGCGAACGCCATCACGCTCGACGACGTCGGCCGTCGCAGCCACACCGGCAAGAGCCAGCTGTTCCACTACTTCCCGGACGGCCGTGAGCAGCTGCTGCTCGCCGTCGCCGAGCTCGAGGCCGCGAACGTGTTCGACGGTCAGCAGCCCTATCTCGGCCAGCTCACCTCCCGAGCGAGCTGGGAAGCCTGGCGGGACCTGGTCGTCGGGCAGTACCGCGACCAGGGCAGGTACTGCCCGCTGGGCGTGCTCATCGCCGACGTCGGGCGGCACAGCCCCGCGGCCCAGGCGGTCACCGCGCAGCTGATCCGGCGCTGGCAGGAATGCGTCCGCGCCGGCATCGTGGCCACCCAGGCCGCGGGCGAGGCGAACCCGGCCCTCGACCCCGACCGCACCGCCGCTGCCCTGATCGCCGCCATCCAGGGCGGCGTCAGCGTCCTGATCTCCACCGGCTCGGCCGACCACCTCGAGGCCGGCCTCGACCTGTGCCTCGACCACCTCCTGTCCTGA
- a CDS encoding YeiH family protein translates to MINSPQVFRSRRTPTVPAGLGVAGAVGLAATAAGSLVPLVGGPVLAVAGGVLLSPLTRRRAAALHPGLDVAKGPVLQLSVVLLGAQMSLGEVITTGAGSLPVLLGTLVVCLLLAQVAGKWLGVPRDLRTLIGVGTGICGASAIAATTPAIRARGADVAYAISTIFLFNVAAVLTFPVLGHLLGLSQHAFGLFAGTAVNDTSSVVAAAGVYGQDAVQYAVVVKLTRTLMIIPIVLVLTVLTRRRENRPGTTGARVAGSLVPWFLVAFPAMAALHSAGLVPAAAQAILHQMALLLIAVALAAVGLSTDVAALRRAGLRPLLLGFILWVSVSVTSLTLQYLTR, encoded by the coding sequence GTGATCAACTCCCCGCAGGTCTTCCGCTCCCGCAGGACCCCCACGGTGCCGGCCGGCTTGGGCGTCGCCGGCGCGGTGGGGTTGGCTGCCACGGCGGCCGGCTCGCTGGTCCCGCTGGTGGGCGGGCCGGTTCTCGCGGTGGCCGGTGGGGTGCTGCTGAGCCCGTTGACACGGCGCCGGGCGGCGGCTCTGCACCCGGGGCTCGATGTGGCCAAGGGCCCGGTTCTGCAGCTGTCCGTGGTGCTGCTGGGTGCGCAGATGTCGCTGGGGGAGGTGATCACGACCGGCGCGGGCTCGTTGCCGGTACTGCTCGGCACCCTGGTCGTCTGTCTGCTGCTGGCGCAGGTAGCCGGCAAGTGGCTGGGTGTGCCGCGCGACCTGCGCACCTTGATCGGCGTCGGTACCGGAATCTGTGGCGCTTCCGCCATCGCGGCGACCACCCCGGCGATCCGGGCGAGAGGGGCCGACGTGGCGTACGCGATCTCGACGATCTTTCTTTTCAATGTGGCCGCCGTGCTGACCTTTCCCGTGCTGGGACATCTGCTGGGCCTGAGCCAGCACGCGTTCGGGTTGTTCGCCGGCACGGCCGTCAACGACACCAGTTCAGTGGTGGCGGCGGCGGGTGTCTACGGCCAGGACGCGGTGCAGTACGCCGTCGTGGTCAAGCTCACCCGGACCTTGATGATCATCCCGATCGTGCTGGTGCTCACCGTGCTCACCCGGCGCCGCGAGAACCGTCCCGGTACGACCGGGGCGCGGGTCGCGGGCTCGCTCGTGCCCTGGTTCCTGGTCGCTTTTCCCGCCATGGCAGCGTTGCACAGCGCGGGACTCGTCCCCGCTGCCGCGCAGGCGATCCTGCACCAGATGGCGTTGCTGCTCATCGCGGTCGCGCTCGCTGCGGTCGGGTTGAGCACCGACGTGGCGGCACTGCGCCGGGCCGGTCTGCGACCGCTGCTGCTGGGCTTCATCCTCTGGGTGTCGGTCAGCGTCACCAGCCTCACGTTGCAGTACCTGACCCGCTGA
- a CDS encoding BTAD domain-containing putative transcriptional regulator, with protein sequence MAELRLLGPVEIWADGGPVRVGEPRRLAVLAALGVDTGRVVPTATLIDRVWGDAPPGQATRTLGTYITRIRRVLEESFRDSAVTVVNQPGGYRLTAEHEQVDLFRFRELVAQARMPSCTAAQRVDLLRRAVSLHRGDPLTGVDGAWAARTREQLAGELLTVMAEWAEAELAVGNATAVLPELTALADANPLVEPLVVALVRALAAAGRPTEALERCRLHGQRLAEEYGTDPSPQMTQLYAEILRADHQPVAAPSAPAAPPVEIAEAPAARPVEVAEAPAARPVEVAEAPAMPPVEVAEAPARMRKWRRSSYAAAVVLLLVFGAIVYFRSADPPANGQFSVTEEFSGNQLPPGQWFAHETQGENGSAWSPSNVRVNDGELQIIGTGRSPTGRGNMAGSVCWCNEGGIVRAYGVWKVRAKFDVGAGYAPVVGLYPDAEPGTPGWGFLTMARLDGGDRRTVYPVIGGGDRTVNGTPVTGDFTAWNTFAIEWRPDFVTVSLNDTVILDTRKAAGHIAIPTVPMFLYAQIIAGPDGPVPAPNRDTPDQVTMHVDWVRYSS encoded by the coding sequence GTGGCGGAGCTTCGTCTGCTGGGGCCGGTGGAGATCTGGGCCGACGGTGGCCCGGTGCGGGTGGGCGAACCGCGCCGCTTGGCGGTCCTCGCGGCCCTGGGGGTGGACACCGGCCGGGTGGTGCCGACGGCGACCCTGATCGACCGGGTCTGGGGTGATGCCCCGCCCGGGCAGGCGACGAGGACGCTCGGCACCTACATCACCCGGATCCGCCGCGTTCTCGAGGAGTCCTTCCGTGACTCCGCGGTGACGGTGGTCAACCAGCCCGGCGGTTACCGGTTGACGGCGGAGCACGAGCAGGTCGACCTCTTTCGCTTCCGTGAGCTGGTCGCTCAGGCCCGGATGCCGTCGTGCACCGCTGCTCAGCGCGTCGACCTGCTGCGGCGTGCCGTCTCCTTGCACCGCGGTGATCCGCTGACCGGGGTTGACGGGGCGTGGGCGGCCCGGACCCGCGAGCAGCTGGCCGGGGAACTGCTGACGGTCATGGCGGAGTGGGCCGAGGCTGAGCTGGCCGTCGGCAACGCGACCGCGGTACTGCCGGAGCTGACCGCGCTGGCCGACGCGAACCCGCTGGTGGAGCCGCTGGTCGTGGCGCTGGTGCGGGCGCTGGCCGCTGCCGGGCGCCCGACGGAGGCGCTGGAACGGTGCCGGCTGCACGGGCAGCGGCTGGCCGAGGAGTACGGCACCGATCCGAGTCCGCAGATGACGCAGCTCTATGCGGAGATCCTGCGCGCGGACCACCAGCCGGTGGCTGCCCCGTCCGCTCCGGCAGCACCGCCGGTCGAGATCGCCGAGGCTCCGGCCGCACGGCCGGTTGAGGTCGCCGAGGCTCCGGCCGCACGGCCGGTTGAGGTCGCCGAGGCTCCGGCAATGCCGCCGGTCGAGGTGGCCGAGGCGCCGGCGCGTATGCGGAAGTGGCGTCGCAGCTCGTACGCCGCCGCCGTTGTCCTGCTGCTGGTGTTCGGTGCGATCGTCTACTTCCGATCCGCCGACCCGCCTGCGAACGGCCAGTTCTCGGTCACCGAGGAATTCTCCGGCAACCAGTTGCCGCCCGGGCAATGGTTCGCCCACGAGACTCAGGGCGAGAACGGTTCGGCGTGGTCACCCAGCAACGTCCGGGTCAATGACGGTGAATTGCAGATCATCGGTACGGGGCGGAGCCCCACCGGCCGCGGCAACATGGCCGGCTCGGTCTGCTGGTGCAACGAAGGGGGCATCGTCCGGGCGTACGGCGTGTGGAAGGTCCGGGCGAAGTTCGACGTCGGCGCGGGCTATGCCCCGGTCGTCGGGCTGTATCCGGACGCTGAGCCCGGTACGCCCGGGTGGGGTTTCCTGACGATGGCCCGCCTGGACGGCGGTGACCGCCGGACGGTGTACCCGGTCATCGGCGGCGGCGACCGAACCGTCAACGGCACACCCGTGACGGGGGACTTCACCGCCTGGAACACGTTCGCGATCGAATGGCGCCCGGACTTCGTCACCGTATCGCTCAACGACACGGTCATCCTGGACACCCGGAAAGCGGCCGGACACATCGCGATCCCGACCGTGCCCATGTTCCTCTACGCGCAGATCATCGCCGGGCCCGACGGCCCGGTGCCGGCACCGAACCGGGACACCCCCGATCAGGTGACGATGCACGTGGACTGGGTCCGCTACTCGAGCTGA